Proteins from a genomic interval of Arachis hypogaea cultivar Tifrunner chromosome 10, arahy.Tifrunner.gnm2.J5K5, whole genome shotgun sequence:
- the LOC112715608 gene encoding caffeoyl-CoA O-methyltransferase has product MASNGEQNQTSEAGRHQEVGHKSLLQSDALYQYILETSVYPREHEAMKELRELTAKHPWNLMTTSADEGQFLNMLLKLINAKNTMEIGVYTGYSLLATALALPEDGKILAMDINKENYELGLPVIKKAGVDHKITFKEGPALPVLDELVKDEKNHGSYDFIFVDADKDNYLNYHKRLIDLVKVGGVIGYDNTLWNGSVVAPADAPMRKYVRYYRDFVLELNKALAVDPRIEICMLPVGDGITLCRRIS; this is encoded by the exons ATGGCCAGCAACGGAGAGCAGAACCAAACTTCTGAAGCTGGAAGGCACCAAGAAGTTGGTCACAAGAGCCTTCTCCAGAGTGATGCTCTATACCAG TACATTCTGGAAACCAGCGTGTACCCAAGAGAACATGAAGCCATgaaagaattgagagaattgacagCAAAGCACCCATG GAACCTCATGACAACCTCTGCAGATGAAGGACAGTTTTTGAACATGCTCCTTAAGCTCATCAATGCCAAGAACACCATGGAAATCGGTGTCTACACCGGTTACTCGCTTCTTGCCACTGCCCTTGCTCTTCCTGAAGATGGAAAG ATCTTGGCCATGGATATTAACAAGGAGAACTACGAATTGGGTCTGCCAGTAATTAAAAAAGCCGGCGTTGACCACAAAATTACCTTCAAAGAAGGACCAGCTCTCCCTGTTCTCGACGAATTGGTTAAAGAT GAGAAGAACCATGGAAGCTACGACTTCATTTTCGTGGACGCAGACAAGGACAACTACCTGAACTACCATAAGAGGCTCATCGATTTGGTGAAGGTAGGTGGTGTGATCGGCTACGATAACACCCTATGGAATGGGTCCGTGGTCGCACCTGCCGATGCACCCATGAGGAAGTACGTTAGGTACTACAGAGATTTTGTGTTGGAGCTTAACAAGGCCTTGGCTGTGGACCCCAGAATTGAGATCTGCATGCTCCCGGTTGGTGATGGAATCACTCTCTGCCGTCGGATCAGCTGA
- the LOC140175650 gene encoding uncharacterized protein — MLLILENNDKLIDPEHYNSLARTEIPSKEVEPHLHYAVLKHMIHDPCETLDQSLPCMKNGQCKRNYEKKFAAETRRGDDSYPQYRRRIDTPVPINQNVIVDNRWVVPYNPWLLLKYDCHINVEICSSIKSIKYLYKYCYKVQTGLQWKFTTVLMLTRSNNLLMQDGSLLQRHVGEYLNLTFYRMYPSVEMLQIHLPNQHRVSFYDHQIIPEILNDDYFSRTMLTEFFALNCEEDQQSRHLLYRKIPEGPISWDDLLTVNGVQYSSFKQSSQHRGLLESDSSIRACLVETSVLRFPCALRRLFAIILIFCEPTDVRSLWDEFFSYMVDDYPSASTTTALVFTNRLLRDINDILLQHKKQITQYNLPALTHENDNDNSIPRVIQEKLFVEVPREDMCSVVRLNNDQSKAFKCIMNTIDRRESGVFFVDGSGGSGKIFLYRAIITELRNKGHIVLVTASSGIAATLLPRGRIAHSRFKIPINAEPSSICNISKQSDLAKLIRQTMAIIWDEAPMANKESVRPHSERYISKRYAIWRKSDGDGRRFPPSTACGTER; from the exons ATGTTGCTAATCTTAGAAAATAATGACAAGTTAATTGACCCAGAGCATTATAATAGTTTGGCACGTACAGAGATACCATCTAAAGAAGTAGAACCACACCTACATTATGCAGTGCTAAAACATATGATTCATGATCCTTGTGAAACACTTGATCAATCTTTGCCCTGTATGAAAAATGGCCAATGTAAACGCAACTACGAAAAAAAGTTCGCAGCAGAAACACGAAGAGGTGACGACTCATATCCGCAATATAGGCGACGAATCGACACTCCAGTACCGATTAACCAAAATGTCATAGTTGACAATAGATGGGTAGTTCCGTACAACCCTTGGCTACTACTAAAGTATGATTGCCATATTAATGTTGAGATATGTAGTAGCATAAAGAGTATAAAGTATCTCTACAAATATTGCTACAAGGTCCAGACTGGGTTACAATGGAAGTTCACAACGGTTCTAATGTTGACGAGATCCAACAATTTGTTGATGCAAGATGGATCGCTGCTCCAGAGGCATGTTggagaatatttaaatttaaccTTTTACCGAATGTATCCATCAGTGGAAATGTTACAAATTCATTTGCCAAATCAACATCGAGTGAGCTTCTATGATCACCAAATCATTCCTGAAATACTTAATGATGATTATTTCTCTAGAACAATGCTCACTGAGTTCTTTGCCCTAAATTGTGAGGAGGACCAACAATCTAGGCATCTTCTGTACAGAAAAATTCCAGA AGGACCAATCAGTTGGGATGACTTGCTAACAGTGAATGGGGTCCAATATTCATCCTTCAAGCAATCTTCTCAACACCGAGGATTGTTAGAGAGTGACAGTAGCATTCGTGCGTGTTTGGTTGAGACTTCTGTTTTACGATTTCCATGTGCTTTACGAAGGTTGTTTGCAATCATCTTAATATTTTGTGAGCCTACCGATGTAAGAAGCTTATGGGatgaatttttttcatatatgGTGGATGATTATCCCTCAGCCAGCACCACAACAGCCTTAGTGTTCACAAATCGGCTACTCAGGGATATAAATGATATACTCCTTCAGCACAAAAAACAGATTACACAATACAATTTGCCAGCTCTAACTCATGAAAATGACAATGACAACTCGATACCTAGAGTTATCCAAGAAAAACTGTTTGTCGAAGTACCCCGGGAAGACATGTGCTCCGTAGTAAGATTGAACAATGACCAATCTAAAGCTTTCAAGTGCATTATGAATACAATTGATCGAAGAGAAAGTGGAGTGTTCTTTGTTGATGGGTCAGGAGGATCAGGCAAAATATTTCTTTATAGAGCTATAATTACAGAATTGAGAAATAAGGGTCATATTGTCTTGGTAACTGCATCATCAGGAATAGCCGCAACATTATTGCCTAGGGGTCGAATAGCTCATTCTAGGTTTAAGATCCCAATTAATGCAGAACCATCATCCATTTGCAACATAAGCAAACAATCAGATCTTGCAAAGCTGATTAGACAAACAATGGCAATCATTTGGGATGAAGCACCTATGGCAAATAAAGAATCGGTTAGACCGCACTCTGAGAGATATATTAGCAAACGATATGCCATTTGGAGGAAAAGTGATGGTGATGGAAGGAGATTTCCGCCAAGTACTGCCTGTGGTACCGAAAGGTAG